One Microvirga thermotolerans DNA window includes the following coding sequences:
- a CDS encoding RsmB/NOP family class I SAM-dependent RNA methyltransferase, translated as MTPAARIAAAIEVLSDIDARRRPAADALKDWGLSHRFAGSKDRAAIASLVYDALRRKASAAWIMGEGTPRAVMLGMLRLQRGLDADAVAKLFSGERFAPEPLSEAERDRLSKGTLDGAPAAAAGDFPEWIQPSLERLLGEDLVAEMQALTARAPVDLRVNTLRAASRERAHDALPHLGAVETPHSPLGLRILPGEDGRGPAIQAEPEFLKGWIEIQDEGSQLAALLTAVRPGEQVVDLCAGGGGKTLALAAMMDNHGQIYATDNDARRLAPIHERLARAGVRNVQVRTPRGGADPVADLDGRIDCVLVDAPCTGVGTWRRNPDAKWRLRPGSLEVRRREQQAVLDRAAGLVRPGGRIVYVTCSILPEENDEALAAFLARREGFSALSRGEVLAGAGMRDLEAALRPTALGWQMTPLRTGTDGFYVAVLLRSS; from the coding sequence ATGACACCTGCAGCCCGCATCGCCGCCGCCATCGAGGTGCTTTCCGACATCGACGCCCGCCGCCGCCCGGCGGCCGACGCCCTGAAGGACTGGGGCCTCTCCCACCGCTTCGCCGGTTCGAAGGACCGGGCCGCCATCGCGAGCCTGGTCTATGACGCCCTGCGCCGGAAGGCGTCGGCGGCCTGGATCATGGGCGAGGGAACGCCCCGGGCCGTGATGCTCGGAATGCTGCGCCTTCAGCGCGGCCTCGATGCCGACGCCGTTGCGAAGCTTTTCTCCGGCGAGCGCTTCGCGCCGGAGCCCCTGAGCGAGGCGGAGCGGGACCGGCTTTCGAAGGGCACCCTCGACGGAGCGCCCGCGGCCGCCGCAGGCGACTTTCCGGAATGGATCCAGCCCTCCCTGGAGCGCCTCCTCGGCGAGGATCTCGTGGCCGAGATGCAGGCGCTCACGGCGCGGGCCCCCGTCGACCTCAGGGTGAACACCCTCAGGGCCGCCTCCCGCGAGCGGGCGCACGACGCCCTGCCGCATCTCGGCGCCGTCGAGACCCCCCATTCGCCCCTCGGCCTGCGCATCCTGCCCGGCGAGGACGGGCGCGGGCCTGCCATCCAGGCAGAACCCGAATTCCTCAAGGGCTGGATCGAAATCCAGGACGAGGGCTCCCAGCTCGCGGCGCTGCTGACCGCGGTGCGGCCGGGCGAGCAGGTCGTCGACCTGTGCGCCGGCGGCGGCGGCAAGACGCTCGCCCTCGCGGCGATGATGGACAACCACGGCCAGATCTACGCCACGGACAACGACGCGCGGCGCCTTGCGCCGATCCACGAGCGGCTGGCCCGCGCGGGCGTGCGCAACGTCCAGGTGCGCACACCCCGGGGCGGCGCCGACCCGGTCGCCGACCTCGACGGGCGGATCGACTGCGTCCTCGTGGACGCCCCCTGCACGGGGGTCGGAACCTGGCGGCGCAACCCGGACGCCAAGTGGCGGCTCAGGCCTGGCAGCCTGGAGGTCCGCCGCAGGGAGCAGCAGGCGGTGCTCGACCGGGCGGCCGGGCTCGTCCGGCCCGGAGGGCGCATCGTCTACGTCACGTGCTCGATCCTGCCGGAGGAGAACGACGAGGCGCTCGCGGCCTTCCTTGCCCGCAGGGAGGGCTTTTCCGCCCTTTCCCGAGGCGAGGTCTTGGCCGGGGCGGGGATGCGAGACCTCGAAGCGGCCTTGCGCCCGACCGCCCTCGGCTGGCAGATGACCCCCCTCCGCACCGGCACGGACGGCTTCTACGTTGCCGTTCTCCTCAGAAGTTCATAA
- a CDS encoding TRAP transporter small permease subunit, which translates to MTAFLKLSQAIDALNERLGKTVAWAIVVAILVSAINAIIRRVFGVSSNAWLELQWYLFGAVFMLCSPWTLKVNEHIRIDIVSNMLSRRKRDWIDLLGHVFFLFPFVAIMLWLSVPYFIKSYQSGEVSSNAGGLLIWPAKGMILLGFIFLALQWLSELIKRIAIMRGVIADEHAPVHSAEAEAERLLQELGDANAPAHGEPPGDGIR; encoded by the coding sequence ATGACAGCATTCCTGAAGCTGTCCCAGGCCATCGACGCATTGAACGAGCGCCTGGGAAAGACCGTGGCCTGGGCCATCGTCGTGGCCATCCTGGTCTCGGCGATCAACGCGATCATCCGGAGGGTCTTCGGCGTCTCGTCGAACGCCTGGCTCGAGCTGCAATGGTACCTGTTCGGAGCGGTGTTCATGCTCTGCTCGCCCTGGACCCTGAAGGTGAACGAGCACATCCGCATCGACATCGTCTCGAACATGCTCTCCAGGCGTAAGCGGGACTGGATCGACCTGCTCGGCCACGTTTTCTTCCTGTTCCCCTTCGTGGCGATCATGCTCTGGCTGAGCGTGCCGTACTTCATCAAGTCCTACCAGTCCGGCGAGGTCTCCTCGAACGCGGGCGGCCTGCTGATCTGGCCGGCCAAGGGGATGATCCTTCTGGGTTTCATCTTCCTCGCCCTGCAGTGGCTGAGCGAGCTGATCAAGCGCATCGCCATCATGCGCGGCGTCATCGCGGACGAGCACGCGCCGGTCCACAGCGCGGAGGCCGAGGCGGAGCGGCTCCTGCAGGAACTCGGCGACGCGAACGCGCCTGCGCACGGCGAACCGCCCGGCGACGGCATCCGCTGA
- the guaA gene encoding glutamine-hydrolyzing GMP synthase codes for MTQTHDKILIVDFGSQVTQLIARRVREEGVYSEVVPFQKAAEAFREMKPKGVILSGGPESVTMETSPRAPQELFEAGVPVFGICYGQQTMAAQLGGEVEGGHHSEFGRAEIEVLSESPLYQGVWQVGKKYPVWMSHGDRVTKLPEGFETLASSPNAPYAIVADEARKFYAVQFHPEVVHTPQGELLIRNFVRDIAGCRGDWTMKAFREEAIERIRAQVGEGRVICGLSGGVDSAVAAVLIHEAIGDQLTCVFVDHGLLRMGEAEQVIGLFRDSYNIPLVHVQAQDLFLGALEGVTDPEVKRKTIGKLFIDVFDEEARKIGGADFLAQGTLYPDVIESVSFTGGPSVTIKSHHNVGGLPERMKMKLVEPLRELFKDEVRVLGRELGLPKAFVDRHPFPGPGLAIRVPGEITREKLEILRRADAIYLDEIRNAGLYDKIWQAFAVLLPVKTVGVMGDGRTYDHVCALRAVTSVDGMTADFFPFDMEFLGRVATRIINEVKGINRVTYDITSKPPGTIEWE; via the coding sequence ATGACCCAGACCCACGACAAGATCCTCATCGTCGATTTCGGCTCCCAGGTGACCCAGCTCATCGCGCGCAGGGTGCGCGAGGAGGGGGTCTATTCCGAGGTGGTGCCGTTCCAGAAGGCGGCGGAGGCTTTTCGGGAGATGAAGCCCAAGGGGGTGATCCTCTCCGGCGGGCCGGAATCGGTGACCATGGAGACGTCTCCCCGGGCGCCCCAGGAGCTTTTCGAGGCCGGGGTTCCGGTCTTCGGCATCTGCTACGGCCAGCAGACCATGGCGGCCCAGCTCGGTGGCGAGGTCGAGGGCGGGCACCATTCCGAATTCGGCCGCGCCGAGATCGAGGTGCTGAGCGAGAGCCCGCTCTACCAGGGCGTCTGGCAGGTCGGTAAGAAATACCCGGTCTGGATGAGCCACGGCGACCGGGTGACCAAGCTCCCCGAGGGCTTCGAGACCCTGGCCTCCTCCCCGAACGCGCCCTATGCGATCGTCGCCGACGAGGCGCGCAAGTTCTACGCGGTGCAGTTCCATCCGGAGGTGGTTCATACCCCGCAGGGCGAGCTGCTGATCCGCAACTTCGTGCGCGACATTGCGGGCTGCCGCGGCGACTGGACCATGAAGGCCTTCCGCGAGGAGGCCATCGAGCGCATCCGCGCCCAGGTCGGCGAGGGGCGCGTCATCTGCGGCCTGTCCGGCGGCGTCGATTCGGCCGTGGCGGCGGTGCTGATCCACGAGGCCATCGGCGACCAGCTCACCTGCGTCTTCGTGGACCACGGCCTCCTGCGGATGGGGGAGGCGGAGCAGGTGATCGGCCTGTTCCGGGACTCCTACAACATCCCGCTCGTGCACGTTCAGGCGCAGGACCTCTTCCTCGGCGCGCTCGAGGGCGTGACGGACCCGGAGGTGAAGCGCAAGACCATCGGCAAGCTCTTCATCGACGTGTTCGACGAGGAAGCGCGGAAGATCGGCGGCGCCGATTTCCTGGCGCAGGGAACGCTCTATCCCGACGTGATCGAGAGCGTCTCGTTCACCGGCGGCCCCTCGGTCACCATCAAGAGCCACCACAACGTGGGCGGGCTGCCCGAGCGCATGAAGATGAAGCTCGTCGAGCCCCTGCGCGAGCTGTTCAAGGACGAGGTGCGGGTGCTCGGCCGCGAGCTCGGCCTGCCGAAGGCCTTCGTGGACCGTCACCCGTTCCCTGGCCCCGGCCTCGCGATCCGCGTGCCGGGCGAGATCACCCGCGAGAAGCTCGAGATCCTGCGCAGGGCGGATGCGATCTATCTCGACGAGATCCGCAACGCGGGCCTTTACGACAAGATCTGGCAGGCCTTCGCCGTGCTGCTGCCGGTGAAGACCGTCGGCGTCATGGGCGACGGGCGGACCTACGACCACGTCTGCGCCCTGCGCGCGGTGACCTCCGTCGACGGCATGACGGCGGATTTCTTCCCCTTCGACATGGAGTTCCTCGGCCGGGTCGCGACCCGGATCATCAACGAGGTCAAGGGCATCAACCGCGTCACCTACGACATCACCTCGAAGCCGCCGGGCACCATCGAGTGGGAATGA
- a CDS encoding tetratricopeptide repeat protein, producing the protein MVSNDEFIREVDEEYRRDQIAQIWKRYNGVIIGAAVLVVAAVGGWRYWEHSQETRAQAAAVRYEDALKLSREDKGKDAEAALESLAREGDGGYGLLARFRLAAELGQQNAENGASAYDALAKDGRLSPLWQDLARLRAAWLRLDSAEPARIRPDLERLAAPENPWRHSARELLGLSGLKAGDMDYAGKWFDQIAADRETPPALKQRLAVYTALVAGGPVPVTQ; encoded by the coding sequence ATGGTTTCGAACGACGAGTTCATCCGCGAGGTCGACGAGGAATATCGCCGTGACCAGATCGCCCAGATCTGGAAGCGTTACAACGGGGTCATCATCGGCGCCGCCGTCCTTGTCGTGGCCGCCGTCGGCGGCTGGCGCTACTGGGAGCATTCGCAGGAAACCCGGGCCCAGGCCGCCGCCGTCCGCTACGAGGACGCCCTGAAGCTCTCCCGCGAGGACAAGGGCAAGGACGCCGAGGCCGCGCTCGAGAGCCTCGCCAGGGAAGGCGACGGCGGCTATGGCCTGCTCGCCCGCTTCCGGCTGGCCGCCGAGCTGGGCCAGCAGAACGCGGAGAACGGCGCTTCCGCCTACGACGCCCTCGCCAAGGACGGGCGCCTGAGCCCCCTCTGGCAGGATCTCGCCCGCCTGCGGGCCGCGTGGCTGCGGCTCGACAGTGCCGAGCCGGCCAGGATCCGTCCGGATCTCGAACGGCTCGCCGCGCCCGAGAATCCCTGGCGCCACTCGGCCCGCGAACTCCTCGGCCTCTCCGGCCTGAAGGCCGGCGACATGGACTATGCGGGCAAGTGGTTCGACCAGATCGCCGCCGACCGCGAGACGCCGCCGGCCCTCAAGCAGCGCCTGGCAGTGTATACTGCCCTCGTGGCGGGCGGTCCCGTTCCCGTGACCCAGTGA
- a CDS encoding NnrU family protein: MTLLILGLIVFLGTHSFSMARKSRAELVGRFGEGPYKGIYSLLSLAGIVLIAIGFGRYRAQGYIPVWDPPVWTRHLALLLVWFAFVALAAAYLPGRIRRTLRHPMLAGVKAWALAHLLANGDLGSILLFGSFLIWAVLARIGAKRRDVAAEHGAPMAGRHDTRNDLLALGAGTAIYLAFAFWLHPLLIGVPTLPGRG, translated from the coding sequence GTGACGCTGCTGATCCTTGGCCTGATCGTTTTCCTCGGCACCCATTCCTTCAGCATGGCGCGCAAGTCTCGCGCCGAGCTGGTCGGCCGTTTCGGGGAGGGGCCCTACAAGGGCATCTATTCCCTCCTGTCCCTGGCGGGGATCGTGTTGATTGCCATCGGGTTCGGCCGCTACCGGGCCCAAGGCTACATTCCGGTCTGGGACCCTCCGGTCTGGACCCGCCATCTCGCCCTGCTCCTCGTCTGGTTCGCCTTCGTCGCCCTTGCCGCAGCCTACCTGCCGGGGCGGATCAGGCGCACGCTCAGGCATCCGATGCTCGCCGGCGTGAAGGCGTGGGCCCTCGCCCATCTTCTCGCCAACGGGGATCTCGGCTCGATCCTCCTGTTCGGGTCGTTCCTGATCTGGGCGGTACTGGCGCGGATTGGCGCCAAGCGCCGGGACGTGGCGGCGGAGCACGGCGCGCCGATGGCCGGCCGCCACGATACCCGGAACGACCTTCTGGCCCTCGGGGCGGGCACGGCGATCTATCTCGCCTTCGCTTTCTGGCTGCACCCGCTCCTGATCGGCGTTCCGACCCTGCCGGGCAGGGGGTGA
- the der gene encoding ribosome biogenesis GTPase Der produces MTPTVAIVGRPNVGKSTLFNRLVGKKLALVDDRPGVTRDRREGEARLGDLEFRVVDTAGLEESTEESLLGRMRAQTEAAIGDADVILFVIDARVGILPADRPFAELVRRSGKPVILIANKAEGGAGLAGAYEAYSLGLGEPVPLSAEHGEGMADLFEALMPYFPEPGDETEDEEEEPGKPLQVAIVGRPNAGKSTLVNRMLGEERLLTGPEAGITRDSISLDWTWRGRPFKLFDTAGLRKRARVEDKLEKLSVADALRAVRFAEVVVVLLDATIPFEKQDLSIVDLVEQEGRALVIGLNKWDLVADQPGLLKELKEKAARLLPQVKGAPVVPLSGLAGSGIDNLMKAVVQVHETWNRRIPTARLNQWLAEAIETNPPPAVSGRRIKIRYMTQVKARPPHFAIFGNQLDALPKSYTRYLVNGIREAFDLPGVPIRVSLRMGKNPFDRDRK; encoded by the coding sequence ATGACGCCTACCGTCGCCATTGTCGGGCGGCCGAATGTCGGCAAGTCGACCCTGTTCAACCGGCTGGTCGGCAAGAAGCTGGCCCTCGTGGACGACCGGCCGGGGGTGACCCGCGACCGGCGCGAAGGCGAGGCGCGCCTCGGCGACCTGGAATTCCGCGTCGTCGACACGGCGGGCCTCGAGGAATCGACCGAGGAGTCCCTTCTCGGGCGCATGCGCGCCCAGACCGAGGCCGCCATCGGGGATGCGGACGTCATCCTCTTCGTCATCGATGCCCGCGTGGGCATCCTCCCCGCCGACCGGCCCTTCGCGGAATTGGTACGCCGCTCCGGCAAGCCGGTGATCCTGATCGCCAACAAGGCGGAGGGCGGCGCCGGTCTGGCCGGCGCCTACGAGGCCTATTCCCTGGGCCTGGGCGAGCCGGTCCCCCTCTCCGCCGAGCACGGGGAGGGCATGGCCGACCTCTTCGAGGCCCTGATGCCCTATTTCCCCGAGCCGGGGGACGAGACGGAGGACGAGGAAGAGGAGCCGGGCAAGCCCCTTCAGGTCGCCATCGTGGGCCGTCCGAATGCGGGCAAGTCGACCCTCGTCAACCGGATGCTGGGCGAGGAGCGCCTGCTCACCGGCCCGGAGGCGGGCATCACCCGCGATTCGATCTCCCTCGACTGGACCTGGCGCGGCCGCCCCTTCAAGCTGTTCGACACGGCGGGGCTGCGCAAGCGCGCCCGGGTCGAGGACAAGCTGGAGAAGCTCTCCGTGGCCGACGCCCTGCGGGCGGTCCGCTTCGCGGAGGTGGTGGTGGTCCTCCTCGACGCGACAATTCCCTTCGAGAAGCAGGACCTGTCCATCGTCGACCTCGTGGAGCAGGAGGGGCGGGCGCTCGTCATCGGCCTCAACAAGTGGGATCTCGTCGCGGACCAGCCGGGGCTCCTGAAGGAGCTGAAGGAGAAGGCGGCCCGGCTCCTGCCCCAGGTGAAGGGCGCCCCCGTGGTGCCGCTCTCCGGCCTCGCCGGCAGCGGCATCGACAACCTCATGAAGGCCGTCGTCCAGGTGCACGAGACCTGGAACCGGCGCATCCCCACCGCCCGCCTCAACCAGTGGCTGGCCGAGGCGATCGAGACCAACCCGCCGCCGGCGGTGTCGGGACGGCGGATCAAGATCCGCTACATGACGCAGGTGAAGGCCCGCCCGCCGCACTTCGCCATCTTCGGGAACCAGCTCGACGCCCTGCCGAAGAGCTATACCCGCTATCTCGTCAACGGCATCCGCGAGGCGTTCGACCTCCCCGGCGTGCCGATCCGCGTGTCCCTCCGGATGGGAAAGAATCCGTTCGACAGGGATCGGAAATAG
- a CDS encoding aldo/keto reductase: MSHQPRIAFHDGHTIPQVGLGVWQTPNDVAIDAVRIALDAGYRHVDTAAVYENESGVGEGLRSSGIPRDEVFVTTKLWNADQGYDSTLRAHEESLKRLGLDRVDLYLIHWPAPHRDRYLDTWRAFVRLKEEGRVRSIGVSNFEAEHLDRIIGETGVVPVLNQIELHPRFQQKALREAHRRRGIVTQSWSPLGQGTLLRDPVIASVAEKHRRSPAQVIIRWHVENGLIVIPKSVTPGRIVENLDVFGFRLDAEDMERIAGLDSPDGRIGPDPMTATF; encoded by the coding sequence ATGTCCCATCAGCCCCGGATCGCATTCCACGACGGCCATACCATCCCGCAGGTCGGGCTGGGCGTCTGGCAGACGCCGAACGACGTCGCAATCGACGCGGTGCGGATCGCCCTCGACGCAGGATACCGCCATGTGGACACCGCGGCGGTCTACGAGAACGAGAGCGGCGTCGGGGAGGGTCTGCGGTCCTCCGGCATCCCTCGCGACGAGGTGTTCGTCACGACGAAGCTGTGGAACGCCGATCAGGGCTACGATTCCACGCTCCGGGCCCACGAGGAGAGCCTGAAGCGCCTCGGCCTCGACCGGGTGGACCTCTACCTCATCCACTGGCCCGCGCCGCACCGCGACCGCTACCTCGACACCTGGCGCGCCTTCGTGCGCCTCAAGGAGGAGGGCCGGGTGCGGTCCATCGGCGTGTCGAACTTCGAGGCCGAGCACCTGGACCGCATCATCGGCGAGACCGGAGTCGTGCCGGTCCTGAACCAGATCGAGCTGCATCCGCGCTTCCAGCAGAAGGCCCTGCGCGAGGCTCACAGGAGGCGCGGAATCGTCACCCAGTCCTGGAGTCCGCTCGGCCAGGGCACCCTGCTCCGGGACCCGGTGATCGCCTCCGTCGCCGAGAAGCACCGCCGCTCCCCGGCGCAGGTCATCATCCGCTGGCACGTCGAGAACGGGCTGATCGTCATTCCGAAGTCGGTGACGCCGGGCCGAATCGTGGAGAACCTCGACGTGTTCGGCTTCCGGCTCGACGCGGAGGACATGGAGAGGATCGCCGGGCTCGACTCGCCCGACGGCCGGATCGGGCCGGACCCGATGACCGCGACGTTCTGA
- a CDS encoding MAPEG family protein — protein sequence MSITAVLLPVFVQVGLTFLLLLWTGSARSAAVRSGEVKMRDIALGERNWPPRIVQVSNAYHNQLEVPVLFYVLVALALITKKADLVFVVMSWVFVVTRMVHAGIHVTTNRVPQRFMAFALGVVVLIVMWIVFALRIFASELGV from the coding sequence ATGAGCATCACCGCCGTTCTCCTGCCGGTCTTCGTCCAGGTCGGTCTCACCTTCCTCCTTCTCCTCTGGACGGGGAGCGCCCGGTCCGCGGCCGTCCGATCCGGCGAGGTGAAGATGCGGGACATCGCCCTCGGCGAGCGCAACTGGCCGCCCCGGATCGTCCAAGTGTCCAACGCCTACCACAACCAGCTCGAGGTCCCGGTCCTGTTCTACGTGCTGGTGGCCCTGGCCCTCATCACGAAGAAGGCGGACCTGGTCTTCGTGGTCATGTCCTGGGTCTTCGTCGTCACGCGCATGGTCCACGCGGGAATCCACGTGACGACGAACCGGGTGCCGCAGCGCTTCATGGCCTTCGCCCTCGGCGTGGTGGTCCTGATCGTGATGTGGATCGTCTTCGCCCTGAGGATCTTCGCCTCGGAGCTCGGCGTGTGA
- a CDS encoding TRAP transporter large permease: MAQLIAQNLAPIMFAALVVFLLLGYPVAFSLAANGLLFFFIAVELAPLAPESINLSWPLLQALPDRIYGTMSNEVLLAVPFFTFMGLILERSGMAEDLLDTIGQLFGPVRGGLAYAVIFVGALLAATTGVVAASVISMGLISLPIMLRYGYDRRLASGVIAASGTLAQIIPPSLVLIVMADQLGRSVGDMYEGAFLPGLILSGLYAGYVLLMSIVYPKSAPGLPPEAIGYREPNGARGVWQLGILVVFSGLVGYYVLSQTSTKAGADFVILTICVATVVALICALMNRMLGAKRIAISAVLTAALIALYLVLRNNGSSLALALEMVAAGALYALVVGILERFTGFRLMSRMAEQVTFVMVPPLLLIFLVLGTIFIGLATPTEGGAMGALGSVILAAVKRRLDNNPNRFNVTLLRQATEATAKLSAFVLFILIGARVFSLTFYGVNGHVWVEHLLTSLPGGQIGFLVFVNVLVFLLAFFLDFFELAFIIIPLLGPAAEKLGIDLIWFGVILGVNMQTSFMHPPFGFSLFFLRSVAPKEPYIDRVTGKRMEPITTGQIYWGAIPFVVIQLIMVAIVVLFPQIVMHYKGSATKVDPAAVQKKLDELLVPGIGPGGGDLPGLNFDEPPKIQ, from the coding sequence ATGGCCCAGCTGATTGCCCAGAACCTCGCGCCGATCATGTTCGCGGCGCTCGTCGTCTTCCTGCTCCTCGGCTATCCCGTCGCCTTCTCGCTGGCGGCGAACGGCCTGCTCTTCTTCTTCATCGCGGTGGAACTCGCTCCGCTCGCCCCCGAGAGCATCAACCTCTCCTGGCCCCTGCTCCAGGCCCTGCCCGACCGCATCTACGGCACCATGTCGAACGAGGTGCTCCTGGCGGTGCCGTTCTTCACCTTCATGGGGTTGATCCTGGAACGCTCCGGCATGGCGGAGGACCTGCTCGACACCATCGGCCAGCTCTTCGGCCCGGTGCGCGGCGGCCTCGCCTACGCCGTGATCTTCGTGGGCGCGCTGCTCGCCGCCACCACAGGCGTCGTGGCGGCCTCGGTGATCTCCATGGGCCTGATCTCGCTCCCCATCATGCTGCGCTACGGCTATGACCGGCGGCTCGCCTCCGGCGTCATCGCCGCCTCGGGCACCCTGGCGCAGATCATCCCGCCGTCCCTGGTGCTCATCGTCATGGCCGACCAGCTCGGCCGCTCCGTGGGCGACATGTACGAAGGCGCGTTCCTGCCTGGCCTGATCCTCTCGGGCCTCTACGCCGGCTACGTGCTGCTGATGTCGATCGTCTATCCCAAGTCGGCCCCCGGCCTGCCGCCGGAGGCGATCGGCTATCGCGAGCCCAACGGCGCGCGCGGCGTCTGGCAGCTCGGCATCCTCGTCGTCTTCTCCGGCCTCGTGGGCTACTACGTGCTCTCGCAGACCAGCACCAAGGCGGGCGCCGACTTCGTCATCCTGACCATCTGCGTTGCGACCGTGGTCGCCCTCATCTGCGCCCTCATGAACCGTATGCTCGGCGCGAAGCGCATCGCCATCTCGGCCGTCCTCACGGCCGCGCTGATCGCGCTCTACCTGGTCCTGCGCAACAACGGGAGCTCCCTGGCGCTCGCGCTCGAAATGGTAGCCGCCGGCGCGCTCTATGCGCTCGTCGTCGGCATCCTCGAACGTTTCACCGGCTTCAGGCTGATGTCGCGGATGGCCGAGCAGGTGACGTTCGTGATGGTCCCCCCGCTCCTGCTCATCTTCCTCGTGCTCGGCACCATCTTCATCGGCCTTGCGACGCCGACGGAAGGCGGCGCCATGGGCGCCCTGGGCTCGGTCATCCTCGCGGCGGTGAAGCGCCGGCTCGACAACAACCCGAACCGCTTCAACGTCACCCTCCTGCGCCAGGCAACGGAGGCGACCGCGAAACTTTCGGCCTTCGTGCTGTTCATCCTGATCGGCGCGCGCGTGTTCTCGCTCACCTTCTACGGCGTGAACGGCCACGTGTGGGTCGAGCACCTGCTGACCTCCCTGCCGGGCGGCCAGATCGGCTTCCTCGTCTTCGTGAACGTGCTCGTCTTCCTGCTCGCGTTCTTCCTCGACTTCTTCGAGCTGGCCTTCATCATCATCCCGCTCCTCGGCCCCGCCGCCGAGAAGCTCGGGATCGACCTGATCTGGTTCGGTGTCATCCTGGGCGTGAACATGCAGACCTCGTTCATGCACCCGCCCTTCGGCTTCTCGCTGTTCTTCCTGCGCTCGGTCGCTCCGAAGGAGCCCTATATCGACCGGGTGACCGGCAAGCGGATGGAGCCCATCACCACGGGCCAGATCTACTGGGGCGCCATTCCCTTCGTGGTGATCCAGCTCATCATGGTCGCCATCGTCGTGCTCTTCCCGCAGATCGTGATGCACTACAAGGGATCCGCCACGAAGGTCGACCCGGCCGCCGTGCAGAAGAAGCTCGACGAGCTGCTGGTTCCCGGCATCGGCCCCGGCGGCGGCGATCTTCCCGGCCTCAACTTCGACGAGCCGCCGAAGATCCAGTAG
- the guaB gene encoding IMP dehydrogenase, whose translation MASIADRLIEGLTFDDVLLRPGRSEVLPAEVDIATQLTQSIRLNLPILASAMDTVTEGRMAIAMAQAGGIGVIHRNLEPEAQAEQVRLVKRYESGMVMNPITIHPDETLADALAMMKHHGISGIPVVERGPGGSRGKLVGILTNRDVRFANNPSQPVSELMTKDRLITVREGVSQEEARRLLHQFRIEKLLVVDDHYRCIGLITVKDIEKQVAHPNAAKDEQGRLRVAAATTTGEQGFERSERLIDAGVDVIVVDTAHGHSVRVLESVTRVKKLSNAVQVIAGNVATREGAKALIDAGADAVKVGIGPGSICTTRIVAGVGVPQLTAIMEAVEAAAEAGIPVIADGGIKVSGDLAKALAAGASTVMVGSLLAGTDETPGEVFLYQGRSYKAYRGMGSVGAMARGSADRYFQAEVRDTLKLVPEGVEGQVAYKGPVSGVLHQLAGGLRASMGYVGARNLQEFREKAQFIRITNAGLRESHVHDVTITRESPNYPGRG comes from the coding sequence ATGGCCTCAATCGCCGATCGTCTCATCGAGGGACTGACCTTCGACGATGTGTTGCTGAGGCCCGGGCGCTCGGAGGTCCTCCCCGCCGAGGTGGACATCGCTACCCAGCTCACCCAGTCGATCCGGCTCAACCTGCCGATCCTCGCCTCGGCCATGGATACGGTCACGGAGGGCCGCATGGCCATCGCCATGGCCCAGGCCGGCGGCATCGGCGTCATTCACCGCAACCTCGAGCCCGAGGCCCAGGCCGAGCAGGTCCGCCTCGTGAAGCGCTACGAGTCCGGCATGGTGATGAACCCCATCACCATCCACCCCGACGAGACCCTGGCCGACGCCCTGGCCATGATGAAGCACCATGGAATTTCGGGCATCCCGGTCGTCGAGCGCGGGCCCGGCGGCTCCAGGGGCAAGCTCGTCGGCATCCTCACCAACCGGGACGTCCGCTTCGCCAACAACCCGTCCCAGCCCGTCTCCGAGCTGATGACCAAGGACCGGCTCATCACCGTCCGCGAGGGCGTGAGCCAGGAGGAGGCCCGCCGGCTCCTGCACCAGTTCCGCATCGAGAAGCTCCTGGTCGTGGACGACCATTACCGCTGCATCGGCCTCATCACGGTGAAGGACATCGAGAAGCAGGTTGCCCATCCCAACGCCGCCAAGGACGAGCAGGGCCGCCTGCGGGTCGCCGCCGCCACCACCACCGGCGAGCAGGGCTTCGAGCGTTCCGAGCGCCTGATCGACGCGGGCGTGGACGTGATCGTCGTCGATACGGCCCACGGCCATTCCGTGCGGGTGCTGGAAAGCGTCACGCGGGTGAAGAAGCTCTCCAACGCGGTCCAGGTGATCGCGGGCAACGTGGCGACCCGCGAGGGCGCCAAGGCCCTCATCGACGCGGGCGCCGACGCGGTGAAGGTCGGCATCGGCCCCGGCTCCATCTGCACCACCCGCATCGTCGCGGGCGTGGGGGTGCCCCAGCTCACGGCGATCATGGAAGCGGTCGAGGCGGCGGCGGAGGCCGGCATTCCGGTGATCGCCGACGGCGGCATCAAGGTCTCGGGCGATCTCGCCAAGGCGCTGGCGGCGGGCGCCTCCACCGTCATGGTCGGCTCGCTCCTGGCCGGCACGGACGAGACGCCCGGGGAGGTGTTCCTCTACCAGGGCCGCTCCTACAAGGCCTATCGCGGCATGGGCTCGGTCGGGGCCATGGCCCGCGGCTCCGCGGACCGCTACTTCCAAGCGGAGGTGCGCGACACCCTCAAGCTCGTTCCCGAGGGCGTGGAGGGGCAGGTGGCCTACAAGGGGCCCGTGTCGGGCGTCCTGCACCAGCTCGCCGGCGGCCTGCGCGCCTCCATGGGCTACGTGGGCGCGCGCAACCTCCAGGAGTTCCGCGAGAAGGCGCAGTTCATCCGCATCACCAACGCGGGCCTGCGCGAAAGCCACGTGCACGACGTGACGATCACGCGGGAGAGCCCCAACTATCCGGGCCGCGGCTGA